From the genome of Podospora pseudoanserina strain CBS 124.78 chromosome 7 map unlocalized CBS124.78p_7.2, whole genome shotgun sequence, one region includes:
- a CDS encoding uncharacterized protein (EggNog:ENOG503NW59) codes for PPELIHRLTRLASFPTSQPSVRQLWPGAQAETQTANRNKVWLFSAPKEPGKSKQTIEFPPFNPAVGTETRDNTRPIFNTCSSTPDDDLTPSSPALRFPKPQGSQDLANWISRSSPDIMKATALEPTNLADSAYEIINPADTTDSESQDGRLTESTSSLCAGRSDDVHSLGGSDHHYTSESDGEVEEEEDVDDEEDDEEVGNSSHASSIRYTDEALGNPSTQLPASALKCGSSSEGSGVVVRAIEFQEDDGDEPLMLEKISAKHAVREYNEHDSASLAAQLDLSQQPKRLVATIRQTMSQAHLSTKKPLRVLYVGRPEAQRAVVLKTCNAIWASPNTSDEDQDHSNQDREGVYNIVPISSFGSSPELDLMHASPCQIKVEHCTSAEEVIYEGSSFPSDTVYTITVEHDKVYTSISSPGGNSIQPRYILPHIAFFYCSQKDDAEAERTRDAAWNFLSRHRVPSIFISEAQDFAKCNTGSWNDYVNEHAIHLCLESRDPDRQLAPLRFPIDLASFNDIDARQMNRNLAYLTGLSEPEEESFIEVETPKKNMPRLQIVEALDAARDSWAKFVERGGPQRLLPFLVPLFLALFSPYLISLFARYPSSSVAPSTQVPLAANLGSTPVCAASPLSTKSTSAGVLTTTKTVVVSLTETRTVEISQTAPLTSSFASALSYAGLLSDRSLAPAQPEPQKQEIKKPAPAKNIALSASIAGASEILVCVPSNHKARRLLPNGINLNVCRGGVCLEKDISSVDQGLLIKLQPKDAWGAVNVTIVSTRKPKINETFEVDLGKTGMADAFGAGLHMLQDVMKKVSSGVDGATSQVGEGAVANAFKHALEAGKSAGSWAKEQLTWSAGQLQEHAELSVLQAQIRSKLLWLKAQGKMEEHDAYQRNATRFLKMRQDELARAQAFEKGASGTEVCGKSWLPFKSRCQTAGHMAKDISRGNGWMKKIMR; via the exons CCCCCGGAGCTCATTCACAGGCTGACACGACTTGCCTCCTTCCCCACCTCGCAGCCCAGTGTAAGGCAGCTCTGGCCCGGGGCGCAGGCAGAAACCCAAACTGCGAACCGCAACAAAGTCTGGCTTTTTAGTGCCCCCAAGGAACCTGGAAAGAGCAAG CAGACCATCGAATTCCCCCCATTTAACCCCGCCGTTGGCACCGAGACCAGAGACAACACTCGACCTATCTTCAACACTTGCAGTTCTACGCCAGACGACGACCTCACACCATCGTCGCCGGCTCTTCGGTTCCCCAAACCTCAAGGCAGTCAAGATCTTGCCAACTGGATTTCCAGGAGCTCGCCCGACATCATGAAGGCGACCGCTTTAGAGCCGACCAATCTGGCCGACTCGGCCTATGAGATAATCAACCCCGCCGACACCACCGATTCCGAGAGCCAAGATGGCCGCTTGACCGAATCCACAAGCTCTCTCTGCGCTGGTCGGTCTGACGACGTCCATAGCTTGGGTGGTTCGGACCACCATTATACGAGCGAGTCCGATGgtgaagtggaggaggaagaagatgttgacgatgaagaagacgacgaggaggtcgGTAATTCTTCACATGCTTCCTCGATCAGGTATACGGATGAGGCGCTGGGGAACCCTTCTACACAGCTCCCCGCATCCGCACTGAAGTGTGGCTCGTCCTCTGAGGGGTCTGGTGTTGTCGTGCGGGCAATCGAGTTTCAGGAAGACGATGGTGACGAGCCTCTGATGCTCGAGAAGATCTCGGCGAAGCATGCCGTGCGGGAGTATAATGAGCACGACTCGGCTTCTCTGGCAGCTCAACTAGATTTGTCGCAACAGCCCAAGCGCCTTGTGGCCACTATTCGTCAGACTATGTCCCAAGCTCACCTTTCGACCAAGAAACCCCTTCGTGTCCTCTACGTGGGCCGACCTGAGGCTCAACGGGCTGTCGTGCTCAAAACTTGCAATGCTATTTGGGCCTCCCCCAATACCAGCGACGAGGATCAGGATCACAGCAACCAAGACAGGGAAGGAGTCTACAATATTGTCCCCATTTCGTCTTTCGGTTCCTCACCCGAGCTTGATCTCATGCACGCCTCGCCGTGTCAAATCAAAGTCGAGCACTGCACATCAGCTGAAGAGGTCATCTACGAGGGATCCTCGTTCCCCTCAGACACAGTGTACACCATTACCGTGGAGCACGACAAGGTATACACGTCCATATCCTCGCCTGGCGGCAATTCCATCCAGCCTAGATACATTCTGCCACACATCGCCTTCTTTTATTGCAGCCAGAAAGACGACGCCGAGGCGGAGCGGACAAGAGACGCTGCGTGGAACTTCTTGAGTCGGCACCGCGTCCCGTCCATTTTTATCTCGGAAGCGCAGGACTTTGCCAAGTGCAACACGGGCAGTTGGAATGATTATGTGAACGAGCATGCTATCCATCTTTGCTTGGAATCTCGAGACCCCGACAGGCAACTGGCCCCCCTGCGCTTCCCCATTGACCTTGCATCCTTCAACGATATCGACGCTCGCCAAATGAACCGCAACCTGGCCTATCTCACCGGACTGTCGGAGCCAGAGGAGGAATCGTTCATTGAAGTCGAGACACCCAAGAAGAACATGCCCCGACTACAGATTGTGGAGGCTCTTGATGCAGCCAGGGATAGCTGGGCAAAGTTCGTGGAGCGCGGTGGTCCTCAACGTCTTCTTCCTTTCCTCGTGCCCCTCTTTCTGgctctcttttccccctaCCTCATATCACTTTTTGCTCGGTACCCATCGTCATCTGTCGCCCCATCCACGCAAGTGCCACTTGCTGCCAACCTTGGCTCTACCCCAGTTTGCGCGGCTAGCCCCTTGTCGACAAAGAGCACTTCAGCTGGCGTGTTaacaaccaccaagacaGTTGTCGTTAGCCTCACGGAGACCAGGACTGTCGAAATCAGTCAAACAGCACCACTAACTAGCTCTTTCGCGTCTGCTCTCTCTTATGCTGGCCTCTTGTCTGACCGGTCACTGGCTCCCGCTCAACCGGAGCCGCAAAAGCAGGAGATAAAGAAGCCAGCTCCTGCCAAGAATATTGCGCTTTCCGCCAGCATTGCCGGTGCCAGCGAGATTTTGGTGTGTGTTCCTTCGAATCACAAGGCTCGCCGCCTACTGCCAAATGGCATCAACCTCAATGTGTGCCGCGGCGGTGTCTGTCTTGAGAAAGACATCAGCTCCGTGGACCAAggcctcctcatcaagcTTCAACCAAAGGATGCCTGGGGCGCGGTCAATGTGACCATCGTCTCCACTCGGAAGCCTAAGATCAATGAAACCTTTGAGGTTGATCTGGGGAAGACTGGTATGGCGGACGCATTTGGGGCGGGCTTGCACATGTTGCAGGACGTGATGAAGAAAGTGTCATCCGGTGTGGATGGTGCGACATCCCAGGTGGGCGAGGGAGCCGTCGCCAATGCTTTTAAGCATGCTTTGGAGGCTGGCAAATCTGCTGGGAGCTGGGCAAAGGAGCAGCTTACTTGGTCAGCAGGACAGCTTCAGGAACATGCCGAGTTGTCTGTCCTCCAAGCTCAAATCCGGTCGAAGCTTCTCTGGCTCAAGGCGcaggggaagatggaggaaCACGATGCCTACCAGCGAAACGCAACTCGCTTTCTCAAGATGAGGCAGGACGAGCTGGCTAGGGCCCAGGCCTTTGAGAAGGGCGCGTCTGGTACGGAAGTCTGTGGCAAGTCATGGTTGCCTTTCAAGAGCCGTTGTCAGACGGCAGGTCACATGGCTAAGGACATCAGCCGGGGCAACGggtggatgaagaagattATGCGTTGA
- the tfg3 gene encoding transcription factor TFIIF complex subunit Tfg3 (EggNog:ENOG503NYN4; COG:K), which translates to MIVERKVKIVTEQHNIDKPPVNEGFPMKEWTIEVYVLDQEGRERPARCFTKVVYNLHPSFDNPVQTFTEPPFRCTNEGWGEFEMSIELYTTEKGGKQTILHDLNFAAPQYENVHSVTFKNPSQALQALLRETGPLPSDEERKQLKKGGEGSKKKKTFDVEKMADGLVKLSEDDLLQVIQLIHDGKDEGTFIQNNVDQGEFSVDLYTLPDPLMKVLWDYLTRANVLGRD; encoded by the exons ATGATTGTCGAACGCAAGGTCAAGATTGTGACGGAGCAGCACAACATCGACAAGCCCCCCGTCAACGAGGGGTTTCCGATGAAGGAGTGGACGATTGAGGTTTATGTTTTGGAccaggaggggagggagaggccggcgaggtGCTTTACCAAGGTTGTTTACAACTTGCATCCGAGTTTTGACAACCCTGTTCAGA CCTTCACCGAGCCACCCTTCCGCTGCACCAACGAGGGCTGGGGCGAGTTTGAAATGTCGATTGAGCTCTACACGACGGAGAAGGGGGGCAAGCAGACGATCCTGCACGACCTGAACTTTGCGGCGCCGCAGTATGAGAATGTGCATTCCGTCACGTTCAAGAACCCGAGCCAGGCGCTACAGGCGCTGCTGAGGGAGACGGGCCCGCTGCCgtcggatgaggagaggaagcagctcaagaagggcggggaggggagcaagaagaaaaagacgttTGATGTGGAGAAGATGGCGGATGGGCTGGTGAAGCTGAGCGAGGATGATTTGCTGCAGGTGATTCAGCTGATTCATGACGGGAAGGACGAGGGGACGTTCATCCAGAACAATGTTGACCAGGGGGAATTTTCGGTGGATTTGTACACGTTGCCGGATCCGTTGATGAAGGTGCTTTGGGATTACTTG ACCCGCGCCAATGTCCTCGGGAGGGACTAA
- the sbp1 gene encoding Ran GTPase binding protein Sbp1 (COG:U; EggNog:ENOG503NYZB; BUSCO:EOG09264XT5) codes for MSAPENETKPVEEVAAPAAEEQKPVTSSSVFSMFGGGAKKEKKEEEDRGDNSGSAKAQREAAAAAAADEDQAPESEDVHFEPVIRLTEKVEVKTNEESEEQVFKMRAKLFKYVAETREWKERGTGDVRLLKHKENGKTRLIMRRDQTLKVCANHYIVPEMKLSPNVGSDRSWVWNASADVSEGEPEAVTLAIRFANSDNANQFKDAFIKAQKENEALRLAAEAAAEKTEETKEETKEETKEDAKEDAKEKEKKETA; via the exons ATGTCTGCCCCCGAGAACGAGACCAAGCCCGTCGAGGAGGTTGCCGCCCCTGCCGCTGAGGAGCAGAAGCCCGTCACTTCTTCGTCTGTTTTCTCCATGTTTGGCGGCGGTGCtaagaaggaaaagaaggaggaggaggaccgcGGTGACAACTCTGGCAGTGCCAAGGCTCAGCGCgaggctgcggctgctgctgccgccgatGAGGACCAGGCCCCCGAGTCGGAGGATGTCCATTTCGAGCCAGTCATCCGCCTGACCGAGAAGGTCGAGGTCAAGACCAACGAGGAGTCGGAGGAGCAGGTGTTCAAGATGCGCGCCAAGCTGTTCAAGTATGTTGCTGAGACCCGCGAGTGGAAGGAGCGCGGGACTGGCGATGTCCGTCTGCTCAAGCACAAGGAGAATGGCAAGACCCGGTTGATCATGCGTCGTGATCAGACCCTCAAGGTTTGCGCCAACCACTACA TTGTGCCCGAGATGAAGCTTTCCCCCAACGTTGGCTCTGACCGCAGCTGGGTGTGGAACGCCTCCGCCGATGTCAGCGAGGGTGAGCCCGAGGCTGTCACTCTTGCCATCCGCTTCGCCAACTCGGACAATGCCAACCAGTTCAAGGATGCCTTCATCAAGGCCCAGAAGGAGAACGAGGCCCTGAGACTGGCTGCTGAGGCCGCTGCCGAGAAGACtgaggagaccaaggaggagaccaaggaggagactAAGGAGGACGCCAAGGAGGacgccaaggagaaggagaagaaggagactGCCTAA